In Chryseobacterium gleum, a single genomic region encodes these proteins:
- a CDS encoding thioredoxin family protein gives MKKIISGISIFCTIAVSAQESITFQELPFKDIIAKAKKEKKLVFIDAYASWCGPCKMMEKNVFTQKSVSDYYNTNFINARFDMEKGEGRDIASKFGVRSYPTYLFLNGEGELVSRNTGYMEESLFVAMAQDINSSGNKKGSLKDRFAGGEKDPEFLINIMKLNANSDYEFAKKASERYFQNKKKTEELTKDEIGFLLYFVKSSEDINYPVFASRKAEIIKFLPEETYNEFDAQLRLGKIVEQSIDDKNKKINDDYFMKAAEPLVGKEAAAKKLNQTKLSYYEQNSNFPEYEKAALDYYKNSDTFDPNELLRAAWIFADHVKTPSSLKKATEWAEKSVMRGETSENTYILAKLYYLTGNKETAKNYAEMSKNMAVQGNKDSQLADELLKQIK, from the coding sequence ATGAAGAAGATCATCTCCGGGATATCTATTTTTTGCACCATCGCTGTCTCTGCTCAGGAATCTATAACGTTTCAGGAACTGCCGTTCAAAGATATCATTGCAAAAGCCAAGAAAGAAAAAAAACTGGTTTTTATTGATGCCTATGCTTCCTGGTGCGGACCGTGCAAAATGATGGAAAAAAATGTCTTCACCCAGAAGTCCGTGAGTGATTACTACAATACCAACTTCATTAATGCAAGATTTGACATGGAAAAAGGAGAAGGCAGGGATATTGCTTCTAAATTCGGAGTACGTTCCTATCCTACTTATCTTTTCCTGAACGGTGAAGGTGAGCTGGTTTCCAGAAATACAGGGTATATGGAAGAGAGCCTGTTTGTAGCTATGGCTCAGGATATCAATTCATCAGGAAATAAGAAAGGTTCTCTTAAGGACCGCTTTGCCGGCGGTGAAAAAGACCCGGAATTTCTTATCAATATCATGAAGCTTAATGCCAACTCAGATTATGAATTTGCCAAAAAAGCTTCGGAAAGATATTTCCAGAATAAAAAGAAAACAGAAGAACTCACAAAGGACGAGATTGGTTTTCTTCTTTATTTCGTGAAATCATCAGAAGATATCAATTATCCTGTTTTTGCATCCAGAAAAGCCGAGATTATTAAATTCCTTCCTGAAGAAACTTACAATGAATTTGATGCTCAGCTGAGATTGGGAAAAATAGTAGAACAGTCTATTGATGATAAAAATAAGAAAATCAATGATGACTATTTCATGAAAGCTGCCGAACCATTGGTTGGAAAAGAAGCTGCCGCTAAGAAACTTAATCAGACCAAGCTGAGCTACTATGAGCAAAACAGCAATTTTCCTGAATACGAAAAAGCAGCTTTAGATTATTATAAAAACTCAGATACTTTTGATCCGAATGAACTTCTGAGAGCAGCATGGATATTTGCAGACCATGTGAAAACACCATCATCATTGAAAAAAGCAACTGAATGGGCAGAAAAATCTGTTATGAGGGGAGAAACTTCTGAAAACACCTATATTCTTGCCAAACTCTATTACCTTACCGGAAATAAAGAAACAGCAAAAAATTATGCTGAGATGTCTAAAAATATGGCAGTTCAGGGGAATAAGGATTCTCAACTGGCAGACGAATTATTAAAGCAAATAAAATAA
- a CDS encoding alpha/beta hydrolase, producing MNFDRINSDLKYSIDNVPYSLEIDENLFLNNPEIIQEERKEFVKAHPFKKPDHIVVKDIFIPGSEDGYQIRLHIYQAEDFKPDRVLLYFHGGGYVFGLPEQVDDQMFEITDKLSATIISVDYRLAPQYRFPIPVSDGFDALQWIIKHGGKQLGINPDDITIFGASAGGHLAAAVTQMAADHTIQNIKHQFLLYPVIHNRLNTPSMEEFTDIPLWNKNYAKTAWLHFLGEENKDKSIPYSDLTCYNNFSSLPQTTIVACELDPLRDEDIEYAQLLYKAGVKTELWVIPGALHLFDLFNSSIKDEYNNFMMSRLFK from the coding sequence ATGAATTTTGATAGAATTAACAGTGATTTAAAATATAGTATTGATAATGTTCCTTATTCATTAGAAATTGATGAAAATTTGTTTTTGAATAATCCGGAAATTATTCAAGAGGAAAGAAAAGAATTTGTGAAAGCTCATCCCTTTAAGAAGCCGGATCATATTGTTGTGAAAGATATTTTTATTCCCGGTTCAGAAGATGGATATCAAATCAGGCTGCATATTTATCAGGCTGAAGATTTCAAACCGGATAGAGTTCTTCTTTACTTTCACGGAGGAGGTTATGTTTTTGGATTGCCTGAGCAGGTGGATGATCAGATGTTCGAAATAACAGATAAACTCAGTGCAACCATTATATCTGTTGATTACAGGCTGGCCCCCCAATATCGGTTTCCGATTCCTGTTTCAGATGGTTTTGATGCTTTACAATGGATTATAAAACACGGTGGAAAACAATTGGGAATTAATCCTGACGATATTACCATATTTGGAGCAAGTGCGGGAGGACATTTGGCGGCGGCCGTAACTCAAATGGCAGCAGACCATACTATTCAAAATATAAAACATCAGTTCTTGCTGTATCCTGTTATTCATAACAGGCTGAATACTCCTTCAATGGAAGAGTTTACCGATATTCCTCTGTGGAATAAAAATTATGCAAAGACAGCCTGGCTGCACTTTCTTGGGGAGGAAAATAAAGATAAAAGCATTCCATATTCAGACCTGACCTGTTACAACAATTTTTCAAGTTTACCACAAACCACTATTGTTGCCTGTGAATTAGACCCTTTGAGAGACGAGGATATAGAATATGCTCAACTCTTATACAAGGCAGGAGTGAAGACAGAACTATGGGTGATTCCAGGCGCTTTGCATTTATTTGACCTCTTTAATTCTTCCATAAAAGATGAATATAATAATTTTATGATGAGCAGGCTGTTCAAATAA
- a CDS encoding exo-beta-N-acetylmuramidase NamZ family protein codes for MNLDFKIKNLLLICLIFLGVFNQYYSQTQVQPDFKTGANQPEIYLPLLKNKTIGIVTNQTGLMSDRTHLVDFLVKKGIKINSIFAPEHGFRGDADAGAKVKNGVDVKTGIPIVSLYGNNKKPKPEQLAGIDIVVFDIQDVGVRFYTYISTLSYLMEAGAENNVEIMVLDRPNPHDGYTDGPVLKKKWSSFVGLHEVPVVYGLTIGEYGKMVNGEKWLKNGVQAKYTLIPMKNYHKKQRYPMLDKPSPNLPNDKAINLYPSLCFFEGTQVSVGRGTDLPFQIYGSPWTENLPYQFTPKPSYGAKDPFLNGKLCYGENLSNYPKDLRELNLEWVIKAYKNYKNPQQDFFLKNLWFDTLSGTDELRKQIIAGKSIQEIKSSWKTDLENFEKIRTRYVVYED; via the coding sequence ATGAATTTAGATTTCAAAATTAAAAATTTACTTCTGATTTGCCTAATTTTTTTAGGAGTATTCAACCAATATTATTCTCAGACTCAAGTTCAACCGGATTTTAAAACCGGTGCAAATCAGCCTGAAATTTATTTGCCATTGCTGAAAAACAAAACAATAGGAATCGTAACAAATCAGACTGGCTTAATGAGTGACAGAACTCATCTGGTGGATTTTTTGGTAAAAAAAGGAATTAAAATCAACTCTATTTTTGCTCCCGAACATGGATTCAGAGGTGATGCCGATGCCGGGGCAAAAGTGAAAAACGGAGTAGATGTAAAAACAGGAATTCCCATTGTTTCTCTGTATGGTAATAATAAAAAACCAAAACCGGAACAGCTTGCCGGAATTGATATCGTTGTTTTTGATATCCAGGATGTAGGAGTGAGGTTCTATACTTATATTTCCACTTTGTCTTATCTGATGGAAGCCGGTGCAGAAAATAATGTAGAGATTATGGTGCTGGACCGTCCCAATCCTCATGACGGATATACTGATGGACCGGTGTTGAAGAAAAAATGGTCAAGTTTTGTTGGGTTGCATGAAGTTCCTGTAGTATACGGACTTACCATAGGAGAGTACGGAAAAATGGTCAATGGTGAAAAATGGCTGAAAAATGGTGTTCAGGCTAAATATACACTCATCCCGATGAAAAATTATCATAAAAAGCAGCGTTATCCGATGCTTGATAAGCCTTCCCCTAATTTACCCAATGATAAAGCCATCAATTTATATCCAAGCCTTTGCTTTTTTGAAGGAACTCAGGTTTCTGTAGGAAGGGGAACAGATCTTCCGTTTCAGATTTATGGCTCTCCATGGACGGAAAATCTTCCCTATCAGTTTACACCAAAACCAAGCTATGGTGCTAAAGATCCATTCCTGAACGGGAAGCTGTGCTATGGTGAGAACCTTTCGAATTACCCTAAAGATCTAAGAGAATTAAATCTTGAATGGGTAATCAAAGCATATAAGAATTACAAAAATCCCCAGCAGGATTTCTTCCTGAAAAATTTATGGTTTGATACTTTATCAGGAACTGATGAATTGAGAAAACAGATCATTGCCGGAAAATCAATCCAGGAAATCAAAAGTTCATGGAAAACAGATCTGGAAAATTTCGAAAAGATCAGAACCAGATATGTGGTCTATGAAGATTAA
- a CDS encoding dicarboxylate/amino acid:cation symporter, with amino-acid sequence MKDVLKNYSGIIFLLLGIIVGSIIGIVAPGFVEYIKPLGDIFLNLLFVSVVPLVFFAVSNSIASLEQQSKFGKIILVMALTFLFFILTAAVFTICAVYLFPVSGISGSSEIISEAANEDTWGNRIVSFFTVGEFTELFSRRNMLALLVFAFLTGFAARKTGKDGLPFRVFIASGYEVMKELLLLVMKLAPIGLGAYFAYQVATLGPQLFGFYGKPLGLYYIAGIIYFLVFFSIYAFMANGQKGVKSFWTNAIYPTLTAISTCSSFATMPANLQAASKIGIPNSIANLVIPIGTTLHKNGSSMSSIIKIYVAFLIIGRDFFDPANLLLALGITVFVSIVAGGIPNGGYIGEMLMISVYKLPQEAIPAVMIIGTLVDPLATVLNAVGDIVAAMFVSRFVKV; translated from the coding sequence ATGAAAGATGTATTGAAAAACTACTCCGGAATCATATTTTTACTTTTAGGAATCATTGTTGGAAGCATCATTGGAATTGTTGCTCCCGGCTTTGTGGAATATATAAAACCTTTAGGTGATATTTTTCTTAATCTTCTTTTTGTAAGTGTAGTTCCTTTGGTATTTTTTGCAGTTTCCAATTCTATTGCCTCCCTGGAACAGCAGTCCAAATTCGGAAAGATCATCCTTGTGATGGCGCTTACTTTCTTATTTTTTATTCTCACAGCAGCTGTTTTCACTATTTGTGCAGTTTATCTTTTCCCGGTTTCAGGAATCTCCGGAAGTTCTGAGATTATTTCTGAAGCAGCTAATGAGGATACATGGGGCAACAGAATTGTAAGTTTCTTTACAGTAGGGGAATTCACAGAGCTTTTTTCCAGAAGAAATATGCTGGCTCTTCTTGTATTTGCTTTTCTGACAGGATTTGCAGCAAGAAAGACAGGAAAAGACGGGTTACCGTTCAGGGTTTTCATTGCCTCCGGATATGAAGTAATGAAAGAGCTCCTTCTATTGGTTATGAAGCTGGCTCCCATTGGATTAGGGGCTTATTTTGCTTATCAGGTAGCAACTTTGGGACCTCAGCTTTTTGGATTTTATGGCAAACCTTTGGGGCTATATTATATTGCAGGGATAATTTACTTCCTTGTTTTCTTCTCTATTTATGCGTTTATGGCAAATGGACAAAAAGGAGTGAAAAGCTTTTGGACGAATGCGATCTACCCTACTTTAACAGCAATAAGCACCTGCAGCAGTTTTGCAACAATGCCTGCCAATTTACAGGCCGCATCAAAAATAGGGATCCCGAATTCTATTGCCAATCTGGTAATTCCCATCGGAACCACCCTGCATAAAAACGGATCATCCATGTCTTCTATCATTAAGATCTATGTGGCTTTCCTGATCATTGGAAGAGATTTCTTTGACCCTGCCAACCTGCTTTTAGCTTTGGGAATAACCGTTTTTGTGAGTATTGTCGCAGGCGGAATTCCTAATGGTGGATACATCGGGGAAATGCTGATGATTTCTGTTTATAAGCTGCCTCAGGAAGCCATTCCTGCGGTGATGATCATTGGAACTTTGGTAGATCCTTTAGCAACAGTGCTGAATGCTGTGGGAGACATAGTCGCGGCTATGTTTGTCAGTAGGTTTGTAAAAGTCTGA
- a CDS encoding chaperone modulator CbpM yields MSERISREELVKIYNIEVTFFDELVDYGLLNIQIENNIHYLMYEDLPDLEKFANWHYDLEINLPGLEVIHNMLKKLDALNRRNRELMNKLSAINDQYEDI; encoded by the coding sequence ATGAGTGAAAGAATATCACGGGAAGAACTCGTAAAAATATATAATATAGAAGTCACTTTTTTTGATGAACTTGTAGATTATGGGCTGCTGAACATTCAGATTGAAAATAATATTCATTACCTGATGTATGAAGACCTTCCTGACTTGGAAAAATTTGCCAACTGGCATTATGATCTTGAAATAAATCTTCCCGGTCTTGAAGTGATTCATAATATGCTGAAAAAGCTGGATGCTCTGAACCGCAGAAACAGAGAACTGATGAATAAACTTTCTGCAATAAATGATCAATATGAAGATATTTAA
- a CDS encoding DUF779 domain-containing protein, producing the protein METKISRLSATEQALEVIRTLEEQYGPLMFYQAGGCCEGTQPQCFEKGGFFPRMNDAMIGTINGHEFWIDRDLFEYWKYSHFTLDVADGFGPGGFSLETPLGKTFKVHYRLFTPEEYENLEPVKRSE; encoded by the coding sequence ATGGAAACAAAAATATCAAGACTTTCAGCAACTGAGCAGGCGCTTGAAGTAATTCGTACACTTGAAGAACAATACGGCCCCCTGATGTTTTATCAGGCAGGAGGATGCTGTGAAGGTACCCAGCCGCAATGTTTCGAAAAAGGAGGATTTTTTCCCAGAATGAACGACGCCATGATCGGAACTATCAATGGACACGAATTCTGGATAGATCGTGACCTCTTTGAATACTGGAAATATTCACATTTTACTCTGGATGTGGCAGACGGCTTCGGGCCCGGAGGATTTTCTCTGGAAACTCCATTAGGAAAAACCTTTAAGGTTCATTACAGGCTTTTCACTCCTGAAGAGTATGAAAACCTGGAGCCTGTAAAGCGTAGTGAATAA
- a CDS encoding DnaJ C-terminal domain-containing protein has translation MAYIDYYKILGVDKNATQDDIKKAYRKLARKHHPDLNLGDKEAEKKFKELNEANEVLSNPENRAKYDKYGEHWKHGEEYEKAQQQQQRQYQQQNYNGGFSGADFGEGEDFSDFFQSMFGGAGGGFGRSSRGRASGKFKGQDIQAELNLSLRDAATTHQQTFDINGKKVRITIPAGVYDGQQIKLKGHGNPGVNGGPNGDLYITFNIPADPDFERIGDDLKTKVVIDLYTAVLGGDVKVHTLTGSVNLKVKPETQNGITVRLKGKGFPVYKKEGEHGDLFVTYEVKLPTNLTEKQKELFEQLKNS, from the coding sequence ATGGCTTATATAGATTATTATAAAATTTTAGGCGTAGATAAAAACGCAACACAGGATGATATCAAAAAGGCCTACCGGAAACTGGCCAGAAAACATCATCCTGATTTAAATCTCGGCGATAAAGAAGCAGAGAAGAAATTCAAAGAGCTGAACGAAGCCAATGAAGTCCTCAGTAATCCCGAAAACCGTGCTAAATATGATAAGTACGGAGAACACTGGAAACATGGCGAAGAATACGAAAAAGCCCAGCAGCAACAGCAAAGACAGTATCAGCAGCAAAACTATAACGGAGGATTCTCCGGTGCGGATTTTGGCGAAGGAGAAGATTTTTCAGATTTCTTCCAGAGCATGTTTGGTGGAGCAGGTGGAGGATTTGGCAGAAGTTCAAGAGGAAGGGCATCCGGAAAATTCAAAGGACAGGATATACAGGCAGAACTGAATTTAAGCTTAAGAGATGCTGCAACCACTCACCAGCAGACTTTTGATATCAACGGCAAAAAAGTCAGAATCACCATTCCGGCCGGAGTGTATGACGGACAGCAGATCAAACTGAAAGGACATGGAAATCCCGGCGTAAACGGAGGACCCAACGGAGATCTGTATATCACCTTCAATATCCCGGCAGATCCGGATTTTGAAAGAATCGGAGATGATCTGAAAACAAAAGTTGTGATTGATTTATACACCGCTGTTTTAGGTGGAGATGTAAAAGTACATACCCTTACAGGAAGTGTAAATCTCAAAGTAAAACCGGAAACTCAAAACGGAATTACCGTAAGATTGAAGGGAAAAGGTTTTCCTGTCTATAAAAAAGAAGGTGAACACGGAGATCTTTTTGTAACCTATGAAGTGAAACTGCCAACGAACCTTACTGAAAAGCAGAAAGAACTTTTTGAACAACTAAAAAATTCATAA
- a CDS encoding PLP-dependent cysteine synthase family protein, whose translation MKYANNILETIGNTPLVKLNKVLGEDFPALVLAKVETFNPGNSVKDRMALKMIEDAEKDGRLKPGGTIIEGTSGNTGMGLALAAIIKGYKCIFVTNSKQSKEKCDILRAVGAEVIVCPTDVKPTDPRSYYSVSKRLAKETENGWYVNQYDNLSNRAAHYESTAPEIWEQTEGKLTHFVVGAGTGGTITGCGTFFKEKNPEIKVIGVDTYGSILKEFHETGELHYDHAYTYITEGIGEDIIPENYDMSVIDHFEKVTDKDGAIYARKLAKEEGIFCGYSAGSAIASLVQMKDQFTKDDVIVVLLHDHGSRYVGKIYNDEWMKEMGWLEESK comes from the coding sequence ATGAAATACGCAAACAATATCCTTGAAACGATAGGTAATACGCCGCTGGTAAAACTTAACAAAGTGTTAGGTGAAGATTTCCCGGCATTAGTATTGGCGAAAGTAGAGACCTTCAATCCCGGAAACTCCGTAAAGGACAGAATGGCTCTTAAAATGATAGAAGATGCCGAAAAAGACGGCAGATTAAAACCTGGAGGAACCATTATTGAAGGTACTTCAGGAAATACAGGAATGGGACTGGCACTGGCAGCGATCATCAAAGGCTACAAATGTATTTTTGTAACCAATTCAAAACAGTCAAAAGAAAAATGTGATATTCTTCGTGCCGTAGGAGCCGAAGTAATCGTTTGTCCTACTGATGTAAAGCCTACTGATCCCCGTTCTTATTATTCAGTTTCAAAAAGGCTGGCTAAAGAAACGGAAAACGGATGGTATGTCAACCAATATGATAACCTATCTAACAGAGCAGCTCACTATGAATCTACAGCACCGGAAATCTGGGAACAGACTGAAGGAAAGCTGACTCATTTTGTAGTGGGAGCCGGAACAGGAGGCACCATCACAGGATGCGGAACTTTCTTTAAAGAAAAAAATCCGGAGATTAAAGTAATCGGGGTTGACACTTATGGTTCTATTCTGAAAGAATTCCATGAAACAGGTGAACTTCATTATGATCATGCATATACTTATATTACAGAAGGAATCGGGGAAGATATCATTCCTGAAAATTATGATATGTCTGTGATTGATCACTTTGAAAAAGTAACGGATAAAGACGGTGCTATCTACGCAAGAAAGCTGGCTAAAGAAGAAGGTATTTTCTGTGGATATTCTGCCGGAAGTGCTATTGCTTCACTGGTTCAGATGAAAGATCAGTTCACTAAAGATGATGTAATTGTAGTTTTACTTCATGACCACGGTTCAAGATATGTAGGAAAAATCTACAATGATGAATGGATGAAGGAAATGGGATGGCTGGAAGAAAGTAAATAG
- a CDS encoding YcxB family protein, translated as MNEEKVITLKPDRKIFEAIYFSGNQGSLLFSPTTKGKTITTIAAAVIVFIVFLLKDHLTKESAGILYFLSFIFLLCAVFLSVSVNKVSRWKKQVNHYLNNLEKCKVYEIRFDKNFFTVNIDGEKETSEWKDFEYFDSNHEFISLEGKYSYMFPRKAMSEREYSLLKNILKEKVNVNP; from the coding sequence ATGAATGAAGAAAAGGTGATTACCCTAAAACCGGACAGAAAGATTTTTGAAGCTATTTATTTTAGCGGTAATCAGGGTAGCTTGCTTTTTTCACCAACAACGAAAGGGAAAACCATTACCACTATTGCAGCAGCTGTGATCGTATTTATTGTATTTCTTTTAAAAGATCATTTGACTAAAGAAAGTGCAGGTATTTTATACTTTTTAAGCTTTATTTTTTTGCTTTGTGCTGTTTTTCTATCGGTAAGTGTTAATAAAGTTTCAAGATGGAAGAAACAGGTGAATCATTATTTAAATAATCTGGAAAAATGCAAAGTGTATGAAATCCGTTTTGATAAGAACTTTTTTACAGTAAATATCGATGGGGAAAAAGAAACAAGTGAATGGAAAGATTTTGAGTATTTTGACAGTAATCATGAATTTATTTCCCTTGAAGGAAAATACAGTTATATGTTTCCCAGAAAAGCAATGAGCGAAAGAGAATACAGTCTTCTCAAAAATATATTGAAAGAGAAAGTAAATGTCAACCCATAA
- a CDS encoding winged helix-turn-helix transcriptional regulator, which yields MSIKESSTNNENKKTLEYSCSEIYAVNLISGRWILSICYHLKHGKLRFSELKDKIHNISERMLTLQLKKMEQEELISKKVYAEVPTKVEYELTEIGKKLIPVLDQLELWGNEHKKIKKKK from the coding sequence ATGAGTATTAAAGAATCATCTACCAATAATGAAAATAAAAAAACACTGGAGTACAGCTGTTCTGAAATATATGCCGTCAATCTCATCAGTGGGCGCTGGATTCTCTCCATCTGCTACCATCTTAAACATGGAAAGTTAAGATTTTCTGAACTGAAAGATAAAATCCACAATATTTCAGAAAGAATGCTCACTTTGCAGTTAAAAAAAATGGAGCAGGAAGAACTCATCAGCAAGAAAGTATATGCTGAAGTGCCCACAAAAGTAGAATATGAACTTACGGAAATTGGCAAAAAATTAATTCCGGTTCTGGATCAGCTGGAACTATGGGGAAACGAGCATAAAAAAATTAAGAAGAAAAAATAG
- a CDS encoding DUF3575 domain-containing protein — protein MKYKLLAAGILAFLSVSTLSAQEQEQGGQDKSLYIKGNALFAPIGILNLGLEKQISPKYTLQGDVFISPWKSFAGHELQIYSLSVEGRYYFKEAFKNWYLGANIGFAAYNLQKWSYWHSGYFYKDNGDVLLNTNLYQKGFNIMLGITAGYQFQLSERWNLDIYGTVGTSQGFYKGYDRSTGLRYDSAKEFNKSGEIIPYRGGVMISYKLK, from the coding sequence ATGAAATATAAATTATTAGCAGCAGGCATTTTAGCTTTCCTGTCAGTAAGTACATTAAGTGCGCAGGAACAGGAACAAGGAGGACAGGATAAAAGTTTATACATAAAAGGAAATGCTTTATTTGCTCCCATTGGTATTTTAAACCTTGGACTGGAAAAACAGATCAGTCCCAAATATACCTTGCAGGGAGATGTTTTCATTTCACCATGGAAATCTTTCGCAGGACATGAATTACAGATCTACTCCCTTTCCGTAGAAGGAAGATATTATTTTAAAGAAGCTTTTAAAAACTGGTACTTAGGAGCGAATATTGGTTTTGCAGCTTATAATCTTCAAAAATGGAGTTATTGGCATAGCGGATATTTTTATAAGGATAATGGAGATGTCCTTTTAAACACCAATCTTTATCAGAAGGGCTTTAATATTATGCTGGGTATTACAGCAGGATATCAGTTTCAGTTATCAGAACGATGGAATCTTGATATTTATGGAACTGTTGGAACATCTCAGGGATTTTATAAAGGATATGATCGCTCTACAGGATTGCGCTATGATTCGGCAAAAGAATTCAACAAAAGTGGTGAAATCATTCCGTACAGAGGAGGCGTAATGATCTCTTATAAATTAAAATAA
- a CDS encoding ABC transporter permease, which produces MKFPLYFSRKIAFSKDNKNNLSRVIIFIGRLSVALGIIVSLITVATGFGSKKAIKERLADFSGHITVRSTRSNSSYNTSVLDNQGLNIAKIKELPDVESIQKYVTVTGIMRNEHNFAGIIFKGIGKDFDSLRFKKFLIAGTTPKVTEKGFNNDVAISQKVANDLHLKVNDSIVTVFLKADQKPLYRKFRVIGIYRTDIKLIDEQFVIGGINHARKIQDMKPDEIGGIDIFLKNVNDIDKDFPDIEKLIGYKNYAEKATEKFPQITDWISIFDTNIALIIIIMLIVVVINIIMVLLILIIERTNSIGLLKTLGASNSQIRATFINYTLIIMIPGLLYGNAIGLGLILIQKFFGIIKLNPENYYVSTVPVDLNPIAIISISVGILIISGLALIIPSYLISKISPVKAIKYN; this is translated from the coding sequence TTGAAATTTCCTTTATATTTCTCTAGAAAAATAGCATTTTCCAAAGATAACAAAAATAACCTTTCAAGGGTTATCATCTTCATTGGCAGGCTTTCCGTAGCACTAGGAATCATCGTTTCCTTAATTACCGTAGCCACCGGTTTTGGTTCCAAAAAAGCTATCAAGGAGAGGCTGGCAGATTTCAGTGGACACATTACGGTAAGATCTACACGGTCAAATTCTTCTTACAATACTTCTGTTCTTGATAATCAGGGACTGAACATTGCAAAGATAAAAGAACTTCCTGATGTAGAAAGCATTCAGAAATATGTAACAGTAACCGGAATTATGCGTAATGAGCACAATTTCGCCGGAATCATATTTAAAGGAATCGGAAAAGATTTTGACAGTTTAAGGTTTAAAAAATTCCTTATTGCCGGGACTACTCCGAAAGTGACAGAGAAAGGGTTCAACAATGATGTTGCGATTTCACAGAAAGTAGCCAATGATCTTCATCTTAAAGTAAATGACAGTATTGTTACCGTATTTTTAAAAGCCGATCAAAAACCACTTTACCGTAAATTCAGAGTGATCGGAATTTACAGAACTGATATCAAGCTCATTGATGAACAATTTGTTATTGGCGGCATCAATCATGCAAGAAAAATTCAGGATATGAAACCTGATGAAATCGGCGGTATAGATATCTTCCTGAAGAATGTTAATGATATTGACAAAGATTTTCCTGACATTGAGAAGCTGATCGGTTACAAAAATTACGCTGAAAAAGCGACTGAAAAATTCCCGCAGATTACCGACTGGATCAGCATTTTTGATACTAATATTGCTTTGATCATCATCATCATGCTGATTGTAGTGGTTATCAATATCATTATGGTTCTCCTGATCCTTATTATCGAAAGAACAAATTCTATTGGTCTTCTGAAAACATTAGGCGCAAGCAATTCGCAGATAAGAGCAACCTTCATCAATTATACCCTGATTATTATGATTCCGGGGCTTTTGTACGGAAATGCCATCGGGTTGGGACTGATTTTAATCCAGAAATTCTTTGGAATCATTAAGCTTAATCCGGAAAACTATTATGTAAGCACCGTTCCTGTAGACCTTAATCCAATTGCCATTATATCTATTTCAGTCGGAATTCTTATTATCTCAGGACTGGCTTTGATTATTCCAAGTTACCTGATCAGTAAAATTTCTCCGGTGAAGGCGATTAAGTACAACTAA